AGCGTCATGTTCTCATTATCGATGCAGAGAATGCGGGCGCCCTTGAGCTTGTTGGCGGCTCGATGCGGTCGAGCGGTTTCGCTTCGTCCGGTTTCGGCACGTTGACCTCGTTGCCAGGGCACGGTCAGCGAGAAGACAGTGCCTCGTCCGAGCCAGGAGCGAATTCGAATGGGATGCTCCAGTACTCGTGCCATGCGATCGGCTATCGATAATCCCAGGCCCAGCCCTTTTTCGCTCTCGCGATGCCGAGAGGTCTGATCGAGCCGACGGAATTCCTGAAAAATTTCTTCCTGTTTGGTCTCGGGGATGCCCGGGCCGGTGTCCCAGACCTCGATTGTCAGCTGTTCGCCGTGGCGCCTGCAGCCCAGCAGTACCCGACCCTGTTGGGTATAACGCAGTGCATTGGAGAGAAAGTTCTGGATGATGCGTCGCAGCATCTGAGGATCGCTGTCGACCATGGAGCGGGTTTCCACCACATCAAGATCCAGTCCGCGATCGGCGGCCATGACTTCGAATTCGGCACGCAGGGGCCGGAATATCTCTTCCAGTGCAAATACCTGACGGCGCGGGGTGAGTGCCCCCGAGTCGAGCTTCGAGATGTCCAGCAGAGTGCCTAACAGCTCTTCAGCAGCCTGCAGGGAATTGTCGATGTGCTCGAGCGTGCCTGAATGTTCGGTTTCCTCGAGGCGTTGTGAAAGCGCCGATGTAAACAGGCGAGCAGCATTGAGTGGCTGCAGCAGGTCATGACTGGCAGCAGCCAAAAAGCGTGTCTTGGATGTATTGGCAGTTTCCGCTACCTGTTTGGCCTGGCGCAGAGCGCTTTCGGCTTCGGCACGCACCTGGTTTTCCTGACGCAGTGCCTCGTTGACCTCGGAAAGTGCCTGAGTACGTTCGCGTACGCGCTCTTCGAGGTGTTCGTTGGTCTCCTTGAGCGCGATTTCGGCCAACCGGCGCTCGGTGATGTCCTGATAGAGGGCAAAGAAACCGAGAACGCGTTGTCCTTCACGAAAGTGCGGCGTATAGGTCGCCAACAGATAGCGGGTGCCACCCTCGCCATCAGTCATTGACAGCTCCCATGACACTCGCTCACCGGCCAGCGCACGCAGCATCCATGGCGCACGCTCGCGCCACATGACCGGACTCATGACTTCCTCGGCACGTTTGCCGATGGCATCCAGCCGATCGATGCCCATCACCGACTCATAGGCGCGATTGGTAAAGAGGTAGTGACAGTCGCGGTCGAAGTAGGCGATGAGTGCCGGGACGTTATCGGTATAGATGCGGATGTTGTTTTCCGAGCGGATCAGGGCTTCTTCGGTACGTTTCTGGCTGGTGATGTCCTGATAGGTGTAGACGAACCCTCCGCCCGGCATCGGGTTGCCCTCGACATCGATGACGGTACCGTCCTGGCGATAGCGTTGATAATGGTGCGGCTGACCGGTGCGAATATTATCGATCAGCAGATTGACATGCTCTTCCGGATCGCCCGGTCCGTATTCGCCCTGATGGGCGTTGTAGCGAAAGATGCGGTCGATCGGTACGCCTACCCGGATCAGGTTGTCGGGAAAGTCGAACAGCTCCAGATAGCGCTGATTCCATACCACCATCTGCAGATTGTGATCGACCACCATGATGCCCTGAGCCACATTCTCGATGGTGGCCTGCAGCAGCGCTCGGTTGAATTCCAGCACCTGAGAGGCTTCATCAACGATCGAGACCACGTCCGAAATGGCGACATCGCGGCCCGACAGGGCTGAATTCACCACAATGCGTGCCGAGGAGGCGCCAATGGCCGAGGAGAGCAGACGTTCACTGAACTGAATGAGATCAATGGAGGCCGGGGAGCCGGGAGCCAGTGCCTGTTGATTCTGGCTGGCATACCGTTCGAAGGCGCGTTCAACCTGCTCCTCGCTGAGAAACCGCTTGCACAGATTCTGTAGATCACCGACGGATGTGGAACCGCGCCAGGGGCGATTGATGGAGGTTTGTCGGGTTTCGACACTATCGACGAACAGGGAAGCCTGAATGCGCTCGACCACGCGCTGGTCGGTCACCTGTGAGATGAAGATGTAACAGAACAGGTTGACGCCCAAAGACAGCAGTACGCCATGGGTCAGCGGATCGCCCAGTGCCAGTCCGAACAGGTGAAGTGGGCTGAGCAGGGCAATGCCGAAGGGGCCGCCGGTGACCAGGGTTTCGGGTAGCAGGCCGGCTCGCGCCAGTGCTGGTACCAAAAGCGTCCAGCTCCAGATGGCGAAGCCCAGCGTCATGCCGACGCTGACGCCCAGACGATTGCCGCGCTTCCAGTAAAGTCCCCCGATCAGGGCAGGCGCCAGCTGGGCCAGGGCAGAAAGCGACAGCCAACCCAGTGCGGCCAGTGAGCTTGATTCCGCTACCAGCCGATAAAATCCGTAGGCCAGTGCCATGATCAGGACCATGATCAGGCGTCGGGTCCTCAGCACCCAGCGGGCATAGTCACCGCGATGCGCATCGAACCACTTCAGGCGCAGCAGTAGCGGTATGACCAGTTCATTGGAAAGCATGATGGCCAGCGTGACACCGGCCATGATGACCATGCCGCTGGCGGCGGCGAATCCACCCACGAACGTCAGCAGCGTCAGCCAATGACTGCCGGTAGCCATTGGCAGATGCAGTATCCACTCGTCAGGGCTGATGCCGGTATGGCCGAACAGGCTGAGGCCGGCACTGGCCAGTGGCAGGACAAAAAATCCCGAGGCCAGCATGTAAAGAGGAAACAGCCAGCGTGCCCTGGCACTGTCATCGCCATGGGTATTTTCCAGCACGGTGACATGGAACTGGCGAGGTACACAGAAGACGGCCAGCATCGCCAGCAGGGTCTGGGTCCAGAAACCGTTGCCAAAGGAAGTCTCGCTGAACTGCCGGTTCAGCTCGAGTGCCGCCCAGGCTCGCTGACTGAGGTCATCCAGCCCGCCAAACATGCCCCATGTAATGACGATGCCCAGTACCAGAAAGGCGACCAGCTTGATGATCGATTCAAAGGCAATGGCCTGAATCAGACCTTCATGGTGCTCGGTGGCATCGGTATGTCGGGTGCCGAACAGAATGGCGAAGAGTGCCATCAGAATGGCCACATAAAGTGCGGTATCACCAAAGAGAGGAGAGCGCACCATGTCACTGTTAACGGTCAATACAGTGACGCTGGCGGCCATGGCCTTGAGCTGCAAGGCCACGTAGGGCAACGCACCCACCAGTGCCACCAGACTGGTAAAGGCGGCCAGTGCCTGTGACTTGCCATGGCGCGAGGCGATGAAGTCGGCGATTGATGTGACATTCTGACGTTTGGCGACCCGAATCATCTTGGCCAGAACCGGCCAGAACAGAAGAAAGGCCAGAATGGGACCGATGAAAATACTGGCGTAGGGCAGCCCGGCCTTCGCCGCCTGGCCGACACTGCCGTAGAAGGTCCAGGAGGTACAGTAGACGGCCAACGCCAGGCTGTAGACCATCGGCCGTCGTCGTGCCGGCCCTCTTAGTCGTGCGCGCCGGTCTCCCCACCAGGCAATGAGGAACAAGGCAGCGATATATCCAATCGATATCGCTATCAGCAACCAGCCCTGAAACATGATGTTCTCTCCGTGACCCGGCTTCATTGACGTCATTGCCCGCCGGTGGACTGGCGGGCGTGATCAGTCGCCGCCTGCCGGGCAAGGAAACGTTGCGATAAGTATCACATCATGGCCTGCGCATCATAGACCGGCTTGCTTTCGGATGGCCTGTGCGGGTCGTTCGACCAATGTCGTCGCGACCTGGGCGGGCAGGAGAGGGCAGAGTATGAAAAAGCGGGAGATCGCGCTCCGGCTGGAAGAAATGTTCTGTTAGCCACTGCATGATCGGGAGTCTGCCAATGGCGCAAAGAGAAGGCCTGTCGAAGCCGGGTTATTGCCGATCAGGAAAAACCATCGTCAAAAGTACTGAATGGACGTCAATGTCACAGGCCCGCGATGACAGCAAGGAAGTATCATGGTCATGAGTTCTATGCTGACACTGGGTATTGGCCTGCTGTTGCTGCTGGCGGCTTGCTGGCATTACGCGTGGCGTACCCATGACATTCGACCACTGATTCTGTTCTGGTCTCGGCGGCTATGTCTGTCACGTGGTGAGTCATATTGCCAGCGTCTGGCGATCATGATGCTGCTGACCGGTATGCTGATGCGCTACATGACGCCAGCAATGCCCGGCTGAGGCGCCACGGTTCGCACCTGCCGGGCGCGCGGTGATAGAATCGCTGTCCTTTTCGCAGCCCGAATCAGACCGACATCATGCAAGAGCTGAGCCAGCAACGCACTGCCGCCGAGCAGGGCAGAAGCAAGCGCGAATTCGACAAGCTGCAGAAGCGGCTGCGCCGACTGGTCGGCAATGCCATCACCGATTACGGCATGATTCGTGACGGTGATCGGGTCATGGTTTGCCTCTCCGGCGGCAAGGATTCCTATACCATGCTGGAGATCCTGCGCAACCTGCAGCGCAATGCGCCGGTTGAATTCGAACTGGTCGCCGTCAACATGGACCAGAAACAGCCCGGTTTCCCCGAGCATGTATTGCCCGAGTATCTGGAAGCTGCCGGGATCGAGTATTACATCATCGAGCGTGATACCTACTCGATCGTCAAGGAAAAGGTACCCGAGGGCAAGACCTATTGTGGCCTCTGTTCGCGTCTGCGGCGCGGTACTCTCTATGGTTTCGCCGAAGAAATCGGTGCTACCAAGATTGCGTTGGGCCATCATCGTGATGACATGCTGGAGACGCTGTTTCTCAACATGTTTTTCGGTGGCACGCTCAAATCGATGCCGCCCAAGCTGCTCTCCGATGATAATCGCAATATCGTGATCCGACCGCTGGCCTACTGCAGCGAACAGGATATTGCATCCTTTGCCGAGGCAATGGCGTTTCCCATCATTCCCTGCAATCTGTGTGGCAGCCAGGAAAATCTGCAGCGACAGGTGGTCAAGGAAATGCTCGGTGAGTGGGATCGCAAGCATCCCGGGCGTATAGAGACCATGTTCAAGGCCATTACCAATGTGGCGCCCTCGCAGCTTGCCGATCGCGAGCTGTTTGATTTCGAAGGACTGGAAGCGCGCCGGGAAGCACTGAATCATGGTCGGATCGATGCGGTGGATCTGACCCATCCCGATGCCCTCTGATACCATCCGGGTTGCGCCGGTGTCGGCGCCGACGTTCGCCGCTTGTCTGATTGATCCGACACCGGGCGTCAGCTGGTTCGATGTCGAGCATTACGGCCGTGTGCGACTCAGTGGCGTACCGGAGGTCGGGCGACTGTTGCTCGCTCATGGGGCTGGCGCGGGCCCCGAGCATGTACTGATGCGTTCACTGACAGACGCACTGGCCGAGCAGGGGGTGCAGTGCGCCGCCATCGAATTCGATTATCGTGCTCGGGCACGGGAGGCGGGCAAGCCTCGTCCTCCTCCGCGCGTGGATCAGCTGATATCACCTTTCGCTGATTGGGTGGCACTGATGCCGCCCGATACCTGGTGGGGTGGACGCTCCATGGGTGGGCGAGTGGCATCGCAGCTCGCGACCGAGCAAGCGTGCCCCGGGCTGATCCTGTGTGCCTATCCCTTTCATCCGCGTGGTACTCCCGAACGTACTCGTCTGTCACACTGGCCGCAGCTGCGGTGCGCAACGCATGTCTTTCAGGGCAGCCGTGATCCCATGGGCAGTCGTGAAGAGGTTGGCGGTTACCCGCTGCCTGCTCATGTAGCAATGCACTGGCTGGAGGAAGGCGATCATGATTGGCGAACGCCTCGCAATAGCGCCGTGACCCAGTCAGCGCTGATCACGCAGGCCGCCAGGGGTATTGTCGGAAGCATGATTCAGGCATGATGATGACGTCTTGTTCAGCGGGATTGAAGATAAGCCGCTGAGGGGATTGACTTTGGCAGTGTGGCCGGTAGAATGCAGCGCCACGTGACCGAGAGGGTGGTTAGCTCAGCTGGGAGAGCACCGGCCTTACAAGCCGGGGGTCACAGGTTCGATCCCTGTACCACCCACCATCACGCAGGAAGTGCTGTCGTCAGCGGACCGGTAGTTCAGCTGGTTAGAATGCCGGCCTGTCACGCCGGAGGTCGCGGGTTCAAGTCCCGTCCGGTCCGCCATTTCGACGTCTTCCTTCCGTTATTGATCGAGGACCGGTAGTTCAGCTGGTTAGAATGCCGGCCTGTCACGCCGGAGGTCGCGGGTTCAAGTCCCGTCCGGTCCGCCATTTCGATATCGGAATCCCTACGACTGCGGGGGTGGTTAGCTCAGCCGGTTAGAGCACCAGCCTCACATGCTGGGGGTCACAGGTTCGAGTCCTGTACCACCCACCATTGCCGAGCGGCTGTTGCCGAACGGTCAATGATGCGGACCGGTAGTTCAGCTGGTTAGAATGCCGGCCTGTCACGCCGGAGGTCGCGGGTTCAAGTCCCGTCCGGTCCGCCACCTATACGACTCCGCAGTAGTCGGCCGTTAACGGCCAGAGATATCGGGCCCCATGATTCAAACGGATCATGGGGCCTTTTTCGTGCCTGCTTTGAAACGCACCAGAGCCCCGGCAGCAGGCGGCGGCAGCACCTTGTCCATGCTTCCTGTATTTTCGTGGAAAAGAAAATCCGCCATGAGGACTTGCGTCAGGGTCCCAACCGCCGTAATGCTGTAAATACACAGCATGGCTACAAGCGGAAGCGGTAAAATGTCGAAAACAATCGCTCAGGATGATCTCCTGGCGGCCGGAGAGCGCGTGATGGCAGAAAGTCAGCCGCGGTTTCTGGCCAGTGACAATACCTCCGGTATCTGTCCCGAAGCGATGGAAACATTGCTGGAAGCCAACGCGACCGACGATCTGGCATACGGCAATGATCGATGGACGCAGTTGGCGAGTGATCGTTTCAGAGAATTTTTTGAAACCGATTGCGAAGTTTTCTTTGTCTTCAACGGTACGGCAGCCAACTCGCTGGCGCTGGCCTCGATGTGCCAGTCCTATCACAGCGTCATTTGCCATCAGTTGGCGCATATCGAAACCGACGAGTGCGGTGGTCCGGAATTCTTCTCCAATGGTTCCAAGCTGCTCAACGTTGGCGGCGAGAACGGCCGCATTACTCCCTCAGGCATTGCCACGACCGTTACCCGCCGGGGAGATATTCATTACCCTCGTCCCAGAGTGGTCTCCCTGACTCAGGCGACCGAAGTCGGCACCGTCTACGGATTCGATGAGCTGCAGGCCATTCGGGAAGTGGCCGATCGATATGATCTCAGGGTCCATATGGATGGGGCCCGATTTGCCAATGCCTGTGCTTCTCTGGAGTGCTCCCCGGCAGACCTGAGCTGGCGCAGTGGCGTTGATGTGCTCTGTTTTTCCGGAACCAAGAATGGGCTGGCCTTTGGTGAGGCGGTCATCTTCTTTGATCGTCGCATGGCCGAAGACTTCGAGTATCGCTGCAAGCAGGCCGGGCAGCTGGCCTCCAAGATGCGGTTCATCTCCGCCCCCTGGCTGGGATTGCTGAATAGCGGGGCCTGGTTGACCAATGCGCAACATGCCAATGCCATGGCCAATCGTCTGGCAAAAGGGCTACGGGACGTTGAAGGCGTTGAGCTGATGTTTCCGGTACAGGCCAACAGCCTGTTCCTGGAGCTGCCCAGTCAGGTGCAACAGGTACTGCGCGAGCGAGGCTGGACCTTCTATACCTTCATCGGTGAGGGCGGTGTACGTTTTGTATGCAGCTGGAATACTACGCCCGAGCTGATCGATGCACTGCGCGATGACATCATCGCGGCGCTGGCATCCATGACGCGATAATGGTATGGCTGTTGATATGGCCACTGCAGAGCGTGGCCATCATCCCATCTTTCCACTGAATTCAGCCTGTTGTGGCGCCCGGCGCGGCAACAGAGACAATATTCGATATCCGGTGATCCATCCTGCGGCTTTTTCGTAGCAGGCAACAACAGGGAGCGGATGTGAAAAAAACGCAGGAGAGTTTTATCGAATAACCCAGACCCGACCGCTCGGTCACTTTGATGGTCCACCGGGAGGTCAGATCGCAAGGAGACGTCCATGAGCATCTTCGATCATGTCCAGCAGCGTTTCGAGCGTACCCGTCAGGAAGAACTGTCTCTTGAAGAGTATCTCGAACTCTGTCGTGACGACCCTTCCGCCTATGCCAGTTCTTCCGAGCGCCTGCTTCAGGCAATCGGCGAACCCGAAGTCGTGGATACTTCCCGCGACCCTCGTCTCTCTCGCATCTTTTCCAACAAGCTGATCCGGCGCTACCCGGCTTTCGAGGAATTTTACGGTATGGAGGAGGCCATCGAGCAGATCGTCTCCTACTTCCGTCATGCCGCTCAGGGGCTCGAAGAGCGCAAGCAGATTCTCTATCTGCTGGGCCCTGTGGGTGGCGGCAAATCTTCACTGGCAGAGCGGATCAAGGCACTGATGGAACAGGTGCCCTTTTATGCCATCAAGGGCTCGCCGGTTTTCGAGTCGCCGCTGGGGCTGTTCTCGGCCGAAGAAGACGGCGAGATGCTCGAACGTGAATATGGTATTCCGAACCGCTATCTGCGTAGCGTGATGTCTCCGTGGGCAGCCAAGAGACTCAGGGAGTACGGTGGCGATATCTCGCAGTTTCGGGTGGTCAAGCTCTATCCCTCTCGATTGCACCAGATCGCGGTCTCCAAGACCGAGCCGGGTGATGAAAATAATCAGGATATTTCGGCGCTGGTCGGTAAGGTCGATATTCGCAAGCTTGAACTCTACTCCCAGGATGACCCTGACGCTTACAGTTTCTCCGGTGGGCTGTGCCGTGCCAATCAGGGGCTGATGGAATTCATCGAGATGTTCAAGGCGCCGATCAAGGTGCTTCATCCGCTGCTGACTGCTACTCAGGAAGGCAACTACAACCCCACCGAGGGCATGGGGGCCATCCCCTTTGATGGTGTGATCCTGGCGCACTCCAATGAGTCCGAGTGGCAGCAGTTTCGTAACAACCGCAACAATGAAGCCTTCCTCGATCGTGTCTACATCGTGAAGGTTCCTTACTCGCTGCGGGTCTCCGAGGAGATGAAGATCTACGAGAAGCTGCTGGAGCATTCTTCGCTTGCGGATGCGCCCTGCGCGCCCGATACGCTACGCATGCTGGCCCAGTTCTCGGTACTTTCCAGGCTCAAGGAACCGGAAAACTCCAGCATCTATTCAAAGATGCGTATCTACGATGGTCAGAACCTCAAGGATACCGACCCGCGTGCGAAATCGATTCAGGAGTATCGCGATGCGGCCGGCGTGGATGAAGGCATGGATGGTCTATCCACGCGTTTTGCCTTCAAGATTCTCTCCAAGGTATTCAACTTCGATGCTACCGAGGTGGCGGCCAATCCTGTGCATTTGCTGTATGTGCTGGAACAGCGGCTCGAACAGGAACAGCTGCCGAAGGAGACTCACGAACGCTACCTGCGGTTCATCAAGGAGTTTCTGGCGCCACGCTATGTGGATTTCATCGGTAAGGAGATCCAGACCGCCTATCTGGAGTCCTATTCCGAATATGGTCAGAATATCTTTGATCGCTACGTGACCTATGCGGATTTCTGGATTCAGGATCAGGAGTATCGAGACCCTGAAACCGGCGAGATGTTCGACCGTCAGGCGCTCAATGAGGAACTGGAGAAAATCGAGAAGCCGGCTGGCATTTCCAATCCCAAGGATTTTCGCCATGAGGTAGTCAATTTTGTTCTACGCGCCCGGGCGCAGAACAACGGCCGCAACCCGAGCTGGCAGTCCTATGAGAAGCTCAAGGGAGTGATCGAACACAAGATGTTCGCCAATACCGAAGAGCTGCTGCCGGTGATTTCGTTCAATGCCAAGGCTTCGGAAGCGGATCGTCGTAAACATGAGGATTTTGTCGACCGCATGGTCGCCCGAGGTTATACCGAAAAGCAGGTTCGTCTGTTGTCGGAGTGGTATCTGCGTGTACGTAAATCGCAATAACGCAGGCGCTGACCATCCGATCGCATCCCGACTGTGCTGTCCTGCAGTCGGGAACTGAACAAGGCCGGGCAGTGCCCGACATGACGGGAGGTGGCGATGAGCTACTTCATTGATCGACGGCGTAACGCGCGCAACAAGAGTGCGGTCAATCGCCAGCGTTTCCTGCGCCGCTACCGCAGCCATATCAAGCGAGCCGTGGAAGATTCCGTCAATCGGCGCTCGATTACCGACATGGAGCGCGGAGAGAAGGTCAGCATTCCGGCACGGGATATTTCCGAACCGAATTTTCGCCATGGCGCCGGCGGGCGACGCAGTATTGTCAGCCCCGGCAATCGCGAGTTTGTTCAGGGCGACCGGCTACGCCGTCCCGAAGGGGGTGGTGGAGGCAGTGGCGCTGGCGAAGGGTCGGCTTCCAATCAGGGAGAGGGAGCAGATGAGTTTGCCTTCTCCCTGACGCGTGAGGAGTTTCTCGACTTCGTTTTTGATGGGCTGGAGCTGCCTCATCTGGAACGCAAACAGCTGGTGGATATTAATGATCGCCGGCCGGTGCGCTCCGGTATTTCCCGAAGCGGCGTCCCGGCGCGCATGAATATCGTGCGTTCGATGCGTCAGGCGCATGCGCGTCGTATCGCCATGCGGGCGCCGATAAGACGGGCACTGCGTGAGGCCATGGAGGCACTGGAGCAGGAAGAGCGCAAGGATCCGGTATTGCGTGATCCCATTCGTATTCGGGCACTGCGTGAAGAGATCGAGCGGCTCGAAAAACGACTTGAATCCGTGCCATTCATCGATACTCATGACCTGCGCTACACCCATCTGATCGATCAGCCCCAGCCCTCCAACAAGGCAGTGATGTTCTGTGTCATGGATGTTTCGGGGTCCATGACCCAGTCTCACAAGGACATTGCCAAGCGCTTTTTTCTGCTGCTGTATCTTTTTCTCGAGCGTAATTACGAACGTGTTGAGCTGGTCTTCATTCGTCATCACACCGCTGCTCGTGAAGTCGATGAGGAAGAGTTTTTCTACTCGCGTGAAACGGGAGGCACGATTGTCTCCAGTGCGCTCAGTCTGCTTGATGACGTCATCGAGCAGCGTTATCCGCCGGGGCAATGGAATCTGTATGTCGCCCAGGCAAGTGATGGGGATAACTGGGATGATGACTCCGGGCATTGCCGCAAGCTGCTTTCCGAACGTCTGATGCCGCAGCTCCAGTATTACGCCTATGTCGAAATCACCCCACACGCTCATCAGACCCTCTGGGAGGAGTACGAAAGGGTACAGGCCGACTATCCGGAACGTTTTTCGATGCGCCAGATTGTCGAAGCCGGCGATATCTATCCGGTCTTTCGGGAACTGTTCAAACGCCGTGAAGCGGCGTGAGGAGCGTGTGCGATGGCAGACATTCATACCCGGATACAGGACGAGGAATATCTCGAGAAGGGCTCGGACTGGTCGTTTGCCGATCTGGAGTTCTATGAGCGTGAAATTGCCAGGATTGCGGCGGACTACCGACTGGATATCTATCCCAATCAGATCGAGATCATCACTTCCGAGCAGATGATGGATGCCTATGCCAGTGTGGGCATGCCTGTTGGTTACAATCACTGGTCGTTTGGCAAGCAGTTCCTCTCTGTCGAACAGGCCTATCGACGTGGACAGATGGGCCTGGCCTATGAACTGGTGATCAATTCCGATCCCTGCATCGCTTATCTGATGGAAGAAAATACCCTGATGATGCAGATTCTGGTCATGGCCCACGCCTGCCATGGTCACAATTCCTTCTTCAAGGGTAACTATTTGTTCCGTGCCTGGACGGATGCTTCGGCGATTGTCGATTATCTGGTATTTGCTCGACGTTATATTGCCGAATGTGAGGAGCGCCATGGTGTGGATGCCGTCGAGCAGCTGCTGGACGCGTGCCATGCGCTGCAGAACTACGGTGTTGATCGTTACAAGCGCCCGTCACCGATATCTCCCGAGGAGGAGGCGAGGCGCCAGAAGGAGCGTGAGGCCTATCTGCAGGCTCAGCTCAACACCCTGTGGAGCACCATTCCGCAGTCGCAGCGTAACGAGCAGACCAGCAATGAGGAGGATCCGCTGGGGCTGCATGACCGTGGCCGTTATCCGGCCGAGCCGCAGGAAAATCTGCTGTATTTCATTGAAAAGAACGCCCCACTGCTGGAACCCTGGCAGCGCGAGGTGGTGCGTATCGTGCGCAAGCTGGCGCAGTACTTCTATCCCCAGCGTCAGACCCAGGTGATGAATGAAGGCTGGGCCACCTTCTGGCACTACACCATCATGCATCGACTCTACGATGAGCAACTGATCGATGAAGGCATCATGATGGAATTTCTGCAGTCTCACACCTCGGTTGTGGCGCAGCCGGCCTTTGATACACCGTGGTACAGCGGTATCAATCCCTATGCCCTGGGATTTGCCATCTTTACCGATATCAAGCGTATCTGCGAATCACCGACCGAGGAGGACCGGCAATGGTTTCCGGAGATGGCAGGCAGCGACTGGCTGGAGACACTGCATTTCGCAATGAATAACTTCAAGGATGAGTCCTTCATTCAGCAGTTTCTGTCACCCCGGGTTATTCGCGAACTCAAGCTGTTTGCCATCATCGATGACGATACCGATGAGATGATCGAGGTCAGTGCCATTCATGATGACCGGGGCTACCGTCATGTGCGTGAAGCACTGGCCAGTCAGTATTCGCTGGGATATCGCGAGCCCAATATTCAGGTCTGGGAAGCCAATATTCATGGTGATCGCTCGCTGACCCTGCGCCATGAGCGCAGTGACCGACGACCGCTTGACAAGACGGTCTATCCGGTATTGCGCTACATGCATCAACTATGGGGCTTTCCGATTCATCTCGAGTCCATGGAGGAGGGCGAGCACGTCACGCACTATCATTGGCCGATGGCCGAGGATCACTGATGGCGCCAAAGGCGGTTCGGTACCCGGCTGGAGATGGCTGTGGATTCCGCGTTTTAACCACCCCCTGATATACTTCCCCGCCGGCGATTCGAACGCCGAAGAACGACAGAAACAAGCAGGGGAACAAGGGTATGGCGGCACGGGCTCCGCTAGGACTGATGCGGCGATTGCCGCGAATGGGAAAGGCCGGCATTCTGGGCGCTGCTGTACTGGGTGGCCTCTGGTATTGGCAGGAACGCGATTATCGTGCGCAGATGAGCTGGATGGGCCCACCCGAAGCCCAGGTGTGGTATGACTGGCATACACTGAATAGAACGCTGCGCAATGATGGTTACATGGTGGGGTGGTCGGACCTGCGTCGTAATCCGCTCTGGGTGACCTATCGGCTGACGCGTGTGGCCGACCCCGAGGCGGGACCGCGACCGAGTGGATTCCGTGAAGATATCAGAGCCATCTGGCGGACGACCAGCAGCGACTACACCGGCACAGGCTATGATCGTGGGCACATGGCACCCAATTACGCCATTGCTGTGGTTAACGGACGCGCTGCCCAACAGGATACGTTTCTGATGACCAATGTGGCGCCCCAGCGTCCGGCGCTCAACCGCAAGCTCTGGCAGCGACTCGAGGAAGTCATCATCGATGATTTTGTCCCGCATTTTGGGACGGTATGGGTTACCGATGGCCCGATCTTTGACTCATCTGTTACCCGGCTGCCTTCGTTGATCGAAATTCCGGATGCTTTCTACAAGATTCTGGTAATACCCGGACGCCACCCGAAGATGCTGGGGTTCATCATGCCACAAAAGGTGTCGGGCAATGAGCCGCTGGATCGTTTTGTGGTCAGCGTCGATGAAATCGAAGCGCGTACTGGCCTGGATTTCTTCAGTCAGTTGCCGGATGGGGTCGAGCATCAGCTGGAGTCGCGTAGCGATCCGGGCGCCTGGCAACT
This DNA window, taken from Kushneria phosphatilytica, encodes the following:
- a CDS encoding DNA/RNA non-specific endonuclease; translated protein: MAARAPLGLMRRLPRMGKAGILGAAVLGGLWYWQERDYRAQMSWMGPPEAQVWYDWHTLNRTLRNDGYMVGWSDLRRNPLWVTYRLTRVADPEAGPRPSGFREDIRAIWRTTSSDYTGTGYDRGHMAPNYAIAVVNGRAAQQDTFLMTNVAPQRPALNRKLWQRLEEVIIDDFVPHFGTVWVTDGPIFDSSVTRLPSLIEIPDAFYKILVIPGRHPKMLGFIMPQKVSGNEPLDRFVVSVDEIEARTGLDFFSQLPDGVEHQLESRSDPGAWQLKRYARQPSRY